The genomic DNA CGCGTCCTGCATCGACCGGCCGCTGCGCGAGGTCGACCCGCCGGTCCTCGATGTGCTGAACATGGGCGTGCACCAGCTGCTCGGCACGCGTATCCCCACCCACGCCGCGGTCTCCGCCAGTGTGGAGCTGGCCCGGGTGGTGCTCGGCGAGGGACGGGCGAAGTTCGTCAACGCAGTGCTGCGGAAGGTTTCGGCGGACGACCTCGACGGCTGGGTGGCGCGTGTCGCCCCGTCGTACGACGAGGATGCCGAGGACCACCTCGCCGTCGTGCACTCGCACCCCCGGTGGATCGTCTCCGCCCTCTGGGACGCGCTGGGCGGCGGCCGTGCCGGGATCGAGGATCTCCTCGAAGCCGACAACGAACGGCCCGAGGTCACCCTCGTCGCCCGCCCGGGCCGTTCCACCACCGATGAGCTGTTCACGGCCCTCGGCGACGAGAACGGGCTGCCCGGCCGCTGGTCGCCCTATGCCGTACGGATGGCCGAGGGCGGCGAGCCCGGCGCCCTGGCCGCCGTCCAGGAAGGCCGTGCCGGGGTCCAGGACGAGGGCAGCCAGCTGGTGGCGACGGCCCTCGCCAACGCGCCGGTGGACGGCAGTGACACCCGGTGGCTCGACGGCTGCGCCGGGCCGGGCGGCAAGGCCGCGCTGCTCGCCGCCCTCGCCGCCGAACGCGGCGCCGCCCTGCTCGCCGCCGAGAAGCAGCCGCACCGGGCCCGGCTCGTCGAGCGCGCGCTGGCCGGCAACCCCGGCCCGTACCAGGTCATCACCGCGGACGGCACCCGCCCGCCGTGGCAGCCCGACAGCTTCGACCGGGTCCTGATGGACGTCCCGTGCTCCGGCCTCGGCGCGCTGCGCCGCCGCCCGGAGTCCCGCTGGCGTCGCCGCGCGGAGGACCTGGAGAGCTTCGCGCCGCTGCAACGGGGCCTGCTGCGGGAGGCATTGAAGGCCGTGCGGGTCGGCGGCATCGTCGGTTACGCGACCTGCTCCCCGCATCTCGCGGAGACC from Streptomyces sp. NBC_01707 includes the following:
- a CDS encoding RsmB/NOP family class I SAM-dependent RNA methyltransferase produces the protein MNDQQRRRPAKPHRRPQKDPVRFLAFEALRAVDERDAYANLVLPPLLKKARAKGDFDARDAALATELVYGTLRRQGTYDAIVASCIDRPLREVDPPVLDVLNMGVHQLLGTRIPTHAAVSASVELARVVLGEGRAKFVNAVLRKVSADDLDGWVARVAPSYDEDAEDHLAVVHSHPRWIVSALWDALGGGRAGIEDLLEADNERPEVTLVARPGRSTTDELFTALGDENGLPGRWSPYAVRMAEGGEPGALAAVQEGRAGVQDEGSQLVATALANAPVDGSDTRWLDGCAGPGGKAALLAALAAERGAALLAAEKQPHRARLVERALAGNPGPYQVITADGTRPPWQPDSFDRVLMDVPCSGLGALRRRPESRWRRRAEDLESFAPLQRGLLREALKAVRVGGIVGYATCSPHLAETRVVVEDVLKGRGGQPVEAEWVDARPLMPGVPALGDGPDVQLWPHLHGTDAMYLALLRRTV